From the Streptomyces sp. KMM 9044 genome, one window contains:
- a CDS encoding ArsR/SmtB family transcription factor: MMTSVDTDLIRVLADPLRLRIVTLLAKETLCTSHLVEETGARQTNLSNHLRVLREAGVVETEPCGRYTYYKVRPDVIASLAGQFADLAESARNAADNKRACP, from the coding sequence ATGATGACGTCAGTCGATACTGACCTGATCCGGGTTCTGGCGGACCCGCTCAGGCTTCGAATCGTGACCCTGCTCGCCAAAGAGACGCTGTGCACCAGCCACCTGGTGGAGGAGACCGGTGCGCGGCAGACGAACCTCTCCAACCATCTGAGAGTCCTGCGCGAGGCGGGTGTCGTCGAGACGGAGCCGTGCGGCCGCTACACGTACTACAAGGTCCGGCCGGACGTCATCGCCTCGCTCGCCGGTCAGTTCGCCGACTTGGCGGAGTCCGCCCGCAATGCCGCCGACAACAAGAGGGCCTGTCCGTGA